One genomic segment of Clostridium saccharoperbutylacetonicum N1-4(HMT) includes these proteins:
- a CDS encoding TIGR03960 family B12-binding radical SAM protein, whose protein sequence is MNKISDDILFKVEKPSRYTGGELNEVVKDPKEVDIRFAFCFPDVYEVGMSHLGSRILYHTINQRQDTYCERAFAPWPDMEEQMRKNNIPLFTLETKDSLKEFDILGFTLQYEMSYTNILNMLDLSGVTLRASERGEDEPLVMAGGPCAYNPEPLYDIVDFFEIGEGEEMMDDVLEVYKNYKDKWNKKEFLREISKIQGIYVPSLYDVIYNEDNTIKEFKPKYEDVPKTVRKRIINNYTKVDFPTEIIVPYTEIVHDRVVLELFRGCTNGCRFCQAGMIYRPVREKSREDLKELARKLVKSTGYEEISLSSLSTCDYSDIKGLITDLINEHEDNRVGIALPSIRVDAFSVDLLKDIQKVRKTGLTFAPEAGSQRMRDIINKGLTEEKILEAASSAFEAGWKTLKLYFMVGLPYEELEDCKGIGELAEKIVYTYKQVPNKVNNNKGLRLTVSTSILIPKPFTPFQWAPMAKFEDVTEKIKAVKASIKSKCIVYNYHEQKTSVMESVFARGDRRLCDVLIKAFEKGARFDGWNQYFKFDIWMESMEECNLSPDFYAYRERSYDEVLPWDFIDIGVNRKYLEIENEKAKKVELTQNCREGCTGCGFDVNFKDGKCFEGAILN, encoded by the coding sequence ATGAACAAAATTTCAGACGATATCTTATTTAAGGTTGAAAAGCCAAGTAGATATACAGGTGGGGAATTAAATGAAGTTGTTAAAGACCCAAAAGAAGTTGACATAAGATTTGCATTTTGCTTTCCAGACGTTTATGAAGTTGGAATGTCTCATTTAGGGAGCAGAATACTTTATCATACTATAAATCAAAGACAAGATACATATTGTGAAAGAGCATTTGCACCATGGCCAGATATGGAAGAGCAAATGAGAAAAAATAATATCCCATTATTTACATTGGAGACTAAAGATTCTTTAAAAGAATTTGATATTTTAGGGTTCACTCTTCAATATGAAATGAGCTATACAAACATTTTAAATATGCTTGACTTATCAGGGGTTACCTTAAGAGCATCAGAAAGAGGAGAAGATGAACCTTTAGTTATGGCTGGAGGACCTTGTGCATATAATCCAGAGCCACTTTATGACATCGTTGATTTCTTTGAAATTGGTGAAGGTGAAGAAATGATGGACGATGTTTTAGAGGTTTATAAGAATTATAAAGATAAATGGAATAAGAAAGAATTCTTAAGAGAAATATCTAAAATTCAAGGGATATATGTGCCTTCATTATATGATGTTATTTATAATGAAGATAATACAATAAAAGAATTTAAGCCAAAGTATGAAGATGTTCCGAAGACTGTAAGAAAGAGAATTATTAATAACTATACTAAGGTAGATTTTCCTACAGAAATAATAGTTCCTTATACTGAAATTGTACATGATAGAGTAGTATTAGAATTATTTAGAGGATGTACAAATGGATGTAGATTCTGCCAAGCAGGTATGATTTATAGACCAGTTAGAGAAAAATCCAGAGAAGATTTAAAAGAACTTGCAAGAAAATTAGTTAAGAGCACTGGATATGAAGAAATTTCTCTTTCATCTTTAAGTACTTGTGACTATTCAGATATAAAAGGTTTAATAACAGATTTAATAAATGAACATGAAGATAATAGGGTTGGTATAGCACTTCCTTCAATTAGAGTTGATGCTTTTTCAGTTGACTTACTTAAAGATATTCAAAAGGTAAGAAAAACTGGATTAACTTTTGCTCCAGAAGCTGGATCTCAAAGAATGAGAGACATAATAAATAAAGGGCTTACAGAAGAAAAAATTTTAGAAGCGGCTTCAAGTGCATTTGAAGCAGGTTGGAAGACTTTAAAGCTTTACTTTATGGTTGGTCTTCCATATGAAGAGTTAGAAGACTGCAAAGGCATTGGAGAATTAGCAGAAAAAATTGTATATACATATAAGCAAGTTCCTAATAAGGTAAATAATAATAAAGGGCTAAGACTTACAGTTAGTACATCAATACTAATACCTAAACCATTTACTCCATTCCAATGGGCACCAATGGCTAAGTTTGAAGATGTTACTGAAAAGATTAAGGCGGTTAAAGCTTCAATTAAGTCTAAGTGTATAGTTTATAATTATCATGAGCAAAAGACATCAGTAATGGAATCTGTCTTCGCAAGAGGAGACAGAAGATTATGTGATGTATTAATAAAAGCATTTGAAAAAGGTGCAAGATTTGATGGTTGGAATCAATATTTCAAATTCGATATATGGATGGAATCAATGGAAGAATGTAATTTAAGTCCTGATTTCTATGCATATAGAGAAAGAAGCTATGATGAAGTATTGCCTTGGGATTTCATTGATATTGGAGTTAATAGAAAATATTTAGAAATAGAAAATGAAAAGGCTAAAAAAGTTGAATTAACACAAAACTGTAGAGAAGGCTGTACAGGTTGTGGATTCGATGTAAACTTTAAAGATGGGAAGTGTTTTGAAGGTGCGATACTT